The DNA window AATCACTCCACTTCATCCTATTTAACCCACCCCCCCTCACTGTGCGTCTGTGCCTctcttcacacacacacacgcacaacCAACCGCGCCGCCCACACGCCAcgagcgccgcgccggcgaacTCTTCGATCaatcgcgccggccgccgtcgtcccaTGAtaagcggcgccggcggtgagcagcagcagcagcaggacacGAAGCGGCGGCTaccggcgccgacgacgtccGAGCAGGAGAGGCGGCAGAAGCAGCACCGCGGGAAGATGCTGAGGCTGTCGGTGCAGCAGGGCGACGACGTGACCGCGGGCGTGGTGCCGCCGGTCACCGTCGTCCTGGACGGCCGCTCCATCTGCCACCGCGTCCACCTCAGCAAGCATACCGGCTAccgcagcctcgccgccgcgctccgccgcatGTTTGTCGACGCGGACGACGACGttggcgccgccgacgaggcagCTGGCAGGAGCAGCTGCAGCGACGCCGACCGTGGCGGCCTCGACCTGTCCAATGCCGTTCCAGGGCACGTCGTCGCGTACGAGGACATCGAGaacgacctcctcctcgccggcgacctcaaCTGGAAGTAATTAGCTTCACACTCATCTTGTTAATCTCACTTCGTGTTCATCTCGTGCTTTGTCTGAATTATTCTTGACGCATTTCTGTGTGCTTTTCATCTGATCTGATTCTCCTGCAATACATCCATGTCAGGGATTTCGTCCGTGTGGCGAGGAGGATTCGGATCATCCCGGCGAAGCCATCTAGCCGGAGGAGGCCTCAATCTTAATCTGCTCGCTTGTAACTAAACCACATAAACCTCTAGCTACTACTAGATCCAGTATTCCTCCTTTCGAAATCGAAATAGTTTGTGTTTTTGTCATCAGTTTGTAACGTCGTTAAGAAAATTCAGTTAGTTATTATAATCCCGTTTTAATCGTGACCGGTAATGTGCACGTACGGTTGAATTGATCTGCAATTAGTAAGGTTAATTAATCATTTCATTAC is part of the Oryza glaberrima chromosome 4, OglaRS2, whole genome shotgun sequence genome and encodes:
- the LOC127771697 gene encoding auxin-responsive protein IAA33; translated protein: MISGAGGEQQQQQDTKRRLPAPTTSEQERRQKQHRGKMLRLSVQQGDDVTAGVVPPVTVVLDGRSICHRVHLSKHTGYRSLAAALRRMFVDADDDVGAADEAAGRSSCSDADRGGLDLSNAVPGHVVAYEDIENDLLLAGDLNWKDFVRVARRIRIIPAKPSSRRRPQS